tttcctccTGCTGCAGTTTCAACTCAGGTTTTGTacagcagatttttgtttatgcCATTTAGGTGAATAATCTGCCAGAATGCATCAGGTATATTCAGCTACCCCTAGACAGGCGTTTAACTTGAACTATTTTCGGTGTGTAATTAAGCGGTGATGTAGTCAACCCAAAATGGCTTGTGCGAGAGACAACTGTTTAGaataggatttatttttaaaataccttgTGTTTTTGTCTGCTCGTATCAGAATTATTTCCTTTATGTTAACCAAAGCACTTTAACTAGATCCTGTATCACACTGAAAGCCTGGGGAGGGGTCGGCTTCTTTCTCACtctagttgtagtccaaatataTGTGTAAGATTATGGCTGGGTGGTTTTTTTCTATGTGTTGTCCTTGTTTTTCCACAGTTGAAATCCCAAACAGCGCTTGAATTTTGCTTGTCCCAGATAAACTGAGCCTGCAACCTAATTGAAATTCCATAATGAAATTCACTACCTTCAGAGGTTTACAAGCAaaataacgtgtgtgtgtgtgtgtgtgtgtgtgtgtgtgtgtgtgtacagggaGCATTAAAGAATAGTTCCTGTGTTAGATCTTTATCACAGTAACATTTGAATTTAATATTACTGTTTGAGCTGGTGAAGGTTATATTACTCCTTCTGCTGCTAGCTGTTTAATAAATACCTTGGTACTCTGTTGCAGGTTGTGAAAGTATTGTGCTTCAAAACATTGCACTcctgtgggttttattttatcttaagTAATTGTTAGCTCCTTTTTCTGCTGCATATCAGACACAACTAAAAGCAAAATAGGAGATTATTAGGTGCACAGTACCTCTAAAATCTGAAATGCTGTGACGTTGAATATCCTGTGTTGACTCCTATCCAGAACCATACCTAGTGATTTCCCTACTGCTATACTCTGCAACTGAGATCTCGGTTTGGCTGCACATTAGCAAGTTGCACAAATTCACTGCATGTCACAATGTAGGTCATGTACATATTTTAGTGTCAAAATTTACCAATAAAATGTGCACAAATAATTTTGTGTATGTATTGTGCACGATCACACCATTTCTTGGtttaaatggtttttattttatgaaattgcaGTGGAATCGGTTTGAATGTTAATGGGAGCCACGCAGAACCTTTAGACAACCAACTTTTGGTACCTTGTTTCAACTTCTTTCTCTGCAACTAAAATGGATTGAAAATCGGTTGGTTGCATTTTCAAAGAGTTGTTATTCCCACAATGCAATACTAACTGGTTATAAAAAGAGTAATTTCCTTTTCTATGCTGCCAACAGTTCTGTGTGTATTAATTCTCTAGTGACTTCGGAAAGAAATGCACTGAAAGGGCACATCAAAGCTTCATTTAGTAGCTAGCCTTCTGAGATGAAAAGGAAGCTTCTTAAAAAGTTACGGTTTTTTTTTCCTCCGGCAGTTTTCTGGCATCATAGAACAATTCTTCTATGTCTTCATTATTTTGTTGACACATCTAGGACTCgactacattggcaaagaaaaaacgtTTTATGTGTGTtatttatgcattctaacacggtgacaccagagggcgctgtggGGTTCTGTTTTTGCCAACCTGATTTCTCAGGCAAAGTTTGCAACGTGTTTAAATGAAGCACTTcttctagatccagccctagcGTTTTCGAGTTCTGTATTAGATCTACAAACCATGTTTTGTTTCATGCTTTTtagaaacttttattttatttttttaacaggtttggggaaaacaaagcGGAAGACGAGTGCCAGAGACGCCTCACCGACCCCTAGTACTGATGCTGAGTACCCATCGAACGGTAGCAACGCCGATCGGATTTATGATCTGAACATCCCAGCGTATGTTAAATTTGCCTATGTGGCAGAAAGGGAAGATGAACTCTCTCTCGTGAAAGGATCCCGAGTCATTGTTATGGAAAAGTGCAGCGATGGCTGGTGGAGAGGGAGTTACAACGGACAAATTGGATGGTTTCCTTCAAACTACGTGGTAGAAGAAGTCGAGGAAGCGACTGCCGATTCGCCGAGCTTTCTCAGCTTGAGGAAGGGAGCCTCCATGAGCAATGGCCAAGCCATGAAAGTACTTCACGTTGTTCAGACATTGTACCCCTTCAGTTCTGTCACAGAAGAAGAGCTCAACTTCGAGAAAGGCGAAACCATGGAAGTGATAGAGAAACCTGAGAATGACCCGGAATGGTGGAAATGTAAAAATTCCCGAGGGCAAATTGGCCTCGTTCCGAAAAACTATGTAGTAATCTTAAGTGATGGCCCTACAAGTAACAGTTCCCACCCGCCTCCGATAAGCTACACAGGGCCCTCTACTACGGGACGGTTTGCAGGAAGAGAATGGTATTATGGGAATGTTACTCGGCATCAGGCAGAATGTGCTCTAAACGAACGGGGAGCGGAAGGGGACTTCCTTGTCAGAGACAGTGAATCTTCGGTAAGTGGCACCCATTTCAGAATCTGAAATTTTGCAAAGTACTGTATTTCGATTTTGCAATGTAtcgtgcagtgtgtgtgtgtgtgtgtgtgtgagagagagagagagagagagagagaaatagtacAGAAAGTGACCATTTCTCTTACGCTAAAGAAAGTGACCTACATCTCAAAATACCTTATATTGGTTAAAactaatatataaatatatttgctATATGCACAGACAGAGAAAAACAGAGCAAACCACTCTAGTATATGATGTGCAGTACATCTTAAAGGAGAAATGCAAATGGAACTTTCGGTGtcattttatacttttaaaaaaaaaattgaatgcaGGTAGAGGTTCTGTTAAAAGCTTTTACAACGACTTTTCAGAGTCTATAAATTATTTCACAAAACAAGTTCTTAACTATGCCGATGCACCTGAGGTCATAACAAAATATTCGTGTGAAAGTTTTAATTGAGTTGGATTGTTAATACAAttttcttggttttgttttgtttctgctagAATTATTTCCTTAATACAAATGAAATTCCAATATTGCAGTGTGTATTCTACATGCAAGCAGACTGTGTAAAAGTTCTCTCAGTTAAGTTCTCCTTTGCTTCTGGCTTCTTCATCGAAGTAACTTTGAAAGCTTCTAagacagaggtcagcaaccttatCAGAGGATGTGCCGGCCGATGCTCGTCCGTCCCAAGGATGGGCCGGAGTGTGTATGTGCACGCACGctcttccaggtcagaggagcacgcatgcgcacacactatttcctgtgctccgacccggaagtgcgccagaaatagcgtgtgtgcaTTCGCACAAGTGCTTCTGCGTCCCACATGCGtgtgcacacgctatttctggcgcacatctgggtcggaggagcgccCGGGCGCATGCGCACAGGCACCATCTACCCGGAACTCGCTCCCCGCACCAGTAAGAGCGGGGGGCGGCAGGGGTCACCATGGGCCGGTTAGACAAACCTTGTGGGCCGCTACTAgcccttgggccttaggttgctgactcc
The sequence above is a segment of the Podarcis muralis chromosome 4, rPodMur119.hap1.1, whole genome shotgun sequence genome. Coding sequences within it:
- the NCK2 gene encoding cytoplasmic protein NCK2; this translates as MTEEVIVIAKWDYTAQQDQELDIKKNERLWLLDDSKTWWRVRNAANKTGYVPSNYVERKNSLKKGSLVKNLKDTLGLGKTKRKTSARDASPTPSTDAEYPSNGSNADRIYDLNIPAYVKFAYVAEREDELSLVKGSRVIVMEKCSDGWWRGSYNGQIGWFPSNYVVEEVEEATADSPSFLSLRKGASMSNGQAMKVLHVVQTLYPFSSVTEEELNFEKGETMEVIEKPENDPEWWKCKNSRGQIGLVPKNYVVILSDGPTSNSSHPPPISYTGPSTTGRFAGREWYYGNVTRHQAECALNERGAEGDFLVRDSESSPSDFSVSLKASGKNKHFKVQLVDSVYCIGQRRFNTMDELVEHYKKAPIFTSEHGEKLYLVKALQ